The proteins below are encoded in one region of Tessaracoccus aquimaris:
- a CDS encoding DUF2207 domain-containing protein codes for MWRNWSSWVGFLIGLIVVLIAMTWLAASWGPRDAPRPDDAMRGHTFTADYSAREHDGGLDLDVTEVVVIDFTSSARGIIRDIPTRYRGHSNEVRDVQVEWSPLGPGDEAPTSGGLRRPTWTRTPGSRRSGSARSTPTWSRVGTPTGSATPSPTSR; via the coding sequence ATGTGGCGTAACTGGTCCAGTTGGGTCGGCTTCCTGATCGGGCTGATCGTCGTGCTCATCGCCATGACGTGGCTCGCCGCCAGTTGGGGCCCGCGGGACGCACCGAGGCCCGACGACGCGATGCGTGGGCACACCTTCACCGCCGACTACTCGGCGCGCGAGCACGACGGGGGCCTCGACCTCGACGTGACCGAGGTGGTCGTCATCGACTTCACCTCGTCGGCGCGGGGCATCATCCGCGACATCCCGACCCGCTACCGGGGCCACTCCAACGAGGTCCGCGACGTGCAGGTCGAGTGGAGCCCGCTCGGCCCGGGCGACGAGGCCCCGACGTCTGGGGGCCTGCGCAGACCGACGTGGACACGGACTCCGGGGTCACGTCGATCAGGATCGGCTCGATCAACACCTACCTGGAGCCGGGTAGGTACGCCTACCGGATCAGCTACACCTTCACCGACGTCGCGCTGA
- a CDS encoding dihydrofolate reductase family protein, with protein MATIFCTATSLDGFIADDAESLTWLFNTPNCEGDPQGRYGDDATLDFDRFIERVGSTVMGVNTLEWLRREAQSSGKPFAWPYEQPSWVVTHRDVEVPDGVKLFQGDVADLHPLLVEAADGRDVWVIGGGDLAGQFADAGLLDYMWVHLTPVTLGSGRPLMPRRLRLHRENVERDGQLTAMLFRVVGPEPD; from the coding sequence ATGGCCACCATCTTTTGCACGGCGACCTCGCTGGACGGGTTCATCGCCGACGACGCCGAGAGCCTCACGTGGCTCTTCAACACGCCCAACTGCGAGGGCGACCCGCAGGGCCGCTACGGCGACGACGCCACCCTCGACTTCGACCGCTTCATCGAGCGCGTCGGGTCGACCGTGATGGGGGTCAACACCCTCGAGTGGCTGAGGCGCGAGGCCCAGTCCTCCGGCAAACCCTTCGCATGGCCGTATGAGCAGCCCTCCTGGGTCGTCACGCACCGAGACGTCGAGGTGCCCGACGGCGTCAAACTCTTCCAGGGCGACGTCGCCGACCTGCACCCCCTGCTCGTCGAGGCGGCAGACGGCAGGGACGTGTGGGTGATCGGCGGCGGCGACCTCGCGGGCCAGTTCGCCGACGCGGGCCTGCTCGACTACATGTGGGTCCACCTGACGCCGGTAACCCTCGGATCGGGCAGGCCGCTGATGCCCCGCAGGCTGCGACTGCACCGCGAGAACGTCGAACGCGACGGCCAGTTGACCGCCATGCTCTTCAGGGTCGTCGGGCCCGAACCCGACTGA
- a CDS encoding DUF6191 domain-containing protein gives MSEFITAFSPGMEHVFRQRDLEKSLIVETGKGAPGPQPPDLESGVIELDVPTRPTNDDDDEA, from the coding sequence ATGAGCGAGTTCATCACCGCCTTCTCGCCCGGCATGGAGCACGTCTTCCGGCAGCGCGACCTCGAGAAGAGCCTGATCGTGGAGACCGGCAAGGGCGCGCCCGGGCCTCAACCGCCCGACCTCGAGTCCGGCGTCATCGAACTGGACGTGCCAACGCGCCCAACGAACGACGACGACGACGAGGCCTGA
- a CDS encoding acetyltransferase, protein MEVRDATVEDWPVLVDVWRSAVDATHDFLAADDRDRIESHLASDYFPQVRLAAAVVSDRIVGFAGVAGGSLEMLFVHADFRGRGVGTTLLGWALRQGVDRVDVNQQNPQAVGFYLANGFHTVGRSDLDDQGRPYPLLRMALVSAPRSDR, encoded by the coding sequence ATGGAGGTGCGGGACGCGACCGTCGAGGACTGGCCGGTGCTCGTCGACGTGTGGCGTAGCGCAGTCGACGCCACCCACGACTTTCTGGCCGCCGACGACAGGGACCGGATCGAGTCGCACCTGGCCAGCGACTACTTCCCGCAGGTGAGGCTCGCCGCCGCCGTCGTCTCCGACCGGATCGTGGGCTTCGCCGGCGTGGCGGGCGGCTCGCTGGAGATGCTGTTCGTGCACGCCGACTTCCGCGGTCGCGGCGTCGGGACGACGCTCCTGGGGTGGGCGTTGCGTCAAGGCGTCGACCGGGTAGACGTCAACCAACAGAACCCGCAGGCGGTCGGCTTCTACCTCGCCAACGGGTTTCACACCGTCGGGCGGAGCGACCTCGACGACCAGGGCAGGCCGTATCCGCTGCTGCGGATGGCGCTGGTCAGCGCTCCACGATCTGATCGGTGA
- a CDS encoding trypsin-like serine peptidase, producing MGKGWGTILAAAAVVVAGCAPSPDLRPQPTPSDTVPGTTAPSATDSPSAPAEPEPVVPAPPLEAAELATYGGVATLVVSAGCTGTLIETGVDTAPAYLLTNGHCVGVDGMSANDTLIDSEGQGEVRFFNVAGGAEKVLSVPVTRFEYGTMRGVDVGIVRVDSTLGELRAAGAVPLKIASEAPAEGTQVVNIASPTQGVAADQQVLRKGECTLGATVDLIEHKWLWLDAPRTDCPGVLGGSSGSPMIADGEIVSIINTTNTGVPADRGASCYLGKPCEITADGAEFVPNSSYGVDIAGMGACFPDGTFALGDDCPLAAGSLSRVGGGGIYGADGTDGGDRPAELTLEAGGAQAVAVVQGVPLKDARTCTDPATYDSAPMMTLEDGVEIASTPVTLPTANGFVLACAAEPGNEEAAARFVYSVDTVAPTEGPKLSQTPLGEDELMIDPLFDIPDIADIHLVFGPVDETDCSDRSSYFPYRRQPLFFAPEDLPARFCAVGFDMAGNESPVTDQIVER from the coding sequence ATGGGCAAGGGTTGGGGCACGATTCTGGCGGCGGCGGCCGTGGTGGTGGCGGGATGCGCTCCCTCCCCCGATCTGAGGCCGCAACCCACCCCCTCGGATACGGTCCCGGGGACGACCGCGCCTTCCGCCACGGACTCCCCGTCGGCCCCTGCCGAGCCCGAGCCTGTCGTCCCCGCGCCGCCACTGGAGGCGGCTGAACTCGCCACCTACGGCGGGGTTGCGACGCTCGTCGTCTCGGCCGGCTGCACCGGCACTCTGATCGAGACGGGTGTCGATACGGCGCCCGCCTATCTCCTCACCAACGGCCACTGCGTCGGCGTCGACGGGATGTCGGCCAACGACACCCTGATCGACTCCGAGGGCCAGGGCGAGGTCCGCTTCTTCAACGTCGCGGGCGGCGCCGAGAAGGTGCTCAGCGTGCCCGTCACGCGCTTCGAGTACGGCACAATGCGCGGCGTCGATGTCGGCATCGTCCGCGTGGACTCCACCCTCGGCGAACTCCGGGCCGCTGGCGCGGTGCCGCTCAAGATCGCCTCCGAGGCACCGGCCGAGGGCACACAGGTCGTCAACATCGCGTCCCCGACGCAGGGCGTCGCCGCCGATCAGCAGGTGCTCCGCAAGGGTGAGTGCACCCTGGGCGCCACGGTCGACCTGATCGAGCACAAGTGGCTGTGGCTCGACGCGCCCCGCACCGACTGCCCGGGCGTGCTGGGCGGCTCCTCCGGCTCCCCGATGATCGCCGACGGTGAGATCGTGTCGATCATCAACACCACCAACACCGGGGTACCCGCCGACAGGGGCGCGAGCTGCTACCTCGGCAAGCCGTGCGAGATCACCGCCGACGGGGCCGAGTTCGTGCCCAACAGCAGCTACGGCGTCGACATCGCTGGCATGGGCGCATGCTTCCCGGACGGCACGTTCGCGCTGGGCGACGACTGCCCGCTCGCGGCAGGGTCGCTGTCACGGGTCGGCGGAGGCGGCATCTACGGAGCCGACGGCACCGACGGTGGGGACCGCCCCGCCGAACTGACGCTCGAGGCCGGGGGCGCGCAGGCAGTCGCCGTCGTGCAGGGGGTCCCGCTCAAGGACGCCAGGACCTGCACGGACCCGGCGACCTACGACTCCGCCCCGATGATGACGCTCGAGGACGGCGTCGAGATCGCCAGCACCCCCGTCACGCTGCCCACCGCCAACGGCTTCGTTCTCGCCTGCGCCGCGGAACCGGGCAACGAGGAGGCCGCCGCCCGGTTCGTCTACTCGGTCGACACCGTCGCCCCCACGGAGGGTCCCAAGCTGAGCCAGACCCCGCTCGGCGAGGACGAACTGATGATCGACCCGCTGTTCGACATCCCAGACATCGCCGACATCCACCTCGTGTTCGGCCCTGTCGACGAGACGGACTGCTCGGACCGCTCTTCCTACTTCCCCTACCGTCGGCAGCCGTTGTTCTTCGCGCCGGAGGACCTGCCCGCCCGCTTCTGTGCCGTCGGCTTCGACATGGCGGGCAACGAGTCCCCGGTCACCGATCAGATCGTGGAGCGCTGA
- the nhaA gene encoding Na+/H+ antiporter NhaA codes for MTSPITRLRDFVSRESVAGILLLIAAALALLWANSPWRSAYFDLSAITVGPAALHLDMSLSQWAADGLLAIFFLVVGLELKQEIVTGSLRNPKLAAVPVFAAIGGMAVPALVFAAVIAVTGATDALGGWAIPTATDIAFALAVLAVFGRGLPRALRVFLLTLAVVDDLLAIIVIAAFYTSSLSPLWLVVSLGCVALFAVLTRMGRTRWWLLLPVGLPAWGFMHASGVHATIAGVLLGLVVPARAIHGESDSRSHRFAHAIQPLSSGIVVPVFAFFAAGVSLVDGDGPLAVLRQPVLLAIFLGLVVGKVVGVMGTTALVTKLTPLRLPDAVGLRDLLPVGLLTGIGFTVSLLIAELSFPDGPHTAAAKFAILAGSLVSAALGAVALRRSARLKRSTDMNEDGVVDVDTDPIP; via the coding sequence ATGACCTCACCCATCACCCGGCTGCGCGACTTCGTCTCGCGCGAGTCGGTGGCAGGCATCCTCCTCCTGATCGCCGCGGCGCTCGCGCTGCTGTGGGCCAACTCGCCCTGGCGCTCCGCCTACTTCGACCTGTCGGCGATCACCGTCGGCCCGGCCGCGCTGCACCTCGACATGAGCCTGTCGCAATGGGCCGCCGACGGCCTTCTCGCGATCTTCTTCCTCGTGGTGGGCCTCGAACTCAAGCAGGAGATCGTCACTGGCAGCCTCCGCAACCCGAAACTGGCGGCGGTTCCCGTGTTCGCAGCGATCGGCGGCATGGCCGTCCCCGCGTTGGTCTTCGCGGCGGTGATCGCCGTGACCGGCGCGACCGACGCGCTCGGCGGTTGGGCCATCCCGACGGCAACCGACATCGCCTTCGCGCTCGCCGTCCTCGCCGTCTTCGGACGGGGCCTGCCGCGGGCCCTTCGCGTGTTCCTGCTGACCCTTGCCGTCGTCGACGACCTGCTCGCGATCATCGTCATCGCCGCGTTCTACACCTCCTCGCTGTCCCCCCTGTGGCTGGTGGTGTCGCTCGGCTGCGTCGCGCTGTTCGCGGTGCTCACCCGGATGGGCCGCACCCGCTGGTGGCTGCTGCTGCCCGTCGGGCTGCCGGCCTGGGGGTTCATGCATGCCTCCGGCGTGCACGCGACGATCGCGGGCGTGCTGCTCGGCCTCGTGGTGCCCGCCCGGGCGATCCATGGGGAGAGCGACTCCCGCTCGCACCGTTTCGCGCACGCGATCCAGCCGCTCTCCTCCGGGATCGTGGTGCCGGTCTTCGCGTTCTTCGCGGCCGGCGTCTCGCTGGTCGACGGCGACGGGCCGCTGGCCGTGCTGAGGCAACCGGTGCTGCTGGCGATCTTCCTGGGCCTTGTCGTCGGCAAGGTCGTTGGCGTGATGGGCACGACGGCGCTTGTCACCAAGCTCACCCCGCTGCGACTACCCGACGCGGTCGGCCTGCGCGACCTGCTGCCCGTCGGCCTGCTCACCGGCATCGGGTTCACGGTCTCGCTCCTGATCGCGGAACTGTCGTTCCCGGACGGTCCGCACACCGCGGCGGCGAAGTTCGCGATCCTCGCCGGATCGCTTGTCTCGGCGGCGCTCGGTGCCGTGGCGCTTCGCCGGTCGGCGCGCCTGAAGCGTTCCACCGACATGAACGAGGACGGCGTCGTCGACGTCGACACCGACCCGATCCCCTGA
- a CDS encoding GNAT family N-acetyltransferase: protein MPAVQLTDHDLPTSDELVTLYSSVGWTAYTRDPVRLFDGITRSLRVVCAREDGRLVGLARVVGDGLTIVYLQDILVAPSHQRDGIGKRLFERVLEPFDEVRQKVLITDDEPRQRAFYESMGFSEIRDLDSKIHAFVKFS, encoded by the coding sequence GTGCCCGCCGTTCAACTCACAGACCACGATCTGCCCACCTCCGACGAACTGGTCACGCTGTACTCCAGCGTCGGCTGGACGGCCTACACCCGCGACCCGGTCCGCCTGTTCGACGGGATCACCCGGTCGCTGCGGGTGGTGTGCGCACGCGAGGACGGCCGACTCGTCGGGTTGGCGCGCGTCGTCGGCGACGGGCTCACGATCGTCTACCTCCAGGACATCCTGGTCGCGCCGTCGCACCAGCGCGACGGGATCGGCAAGCGCCTGTTCGAACGCGTCCTCGAACCGTTCGACGAGGTCCGCCAGAAGGTCCTGATCACCGACGACGAACCGCGCCAGCGCGCCTTCTACGAGTCGATGGGATTCTCCGAGATTCGCGACCTCGATTCCAAGATCCACGCCTTCGTGAAGTTCAGCTGA
- a CDS encoding DUF2207 family protein translates to MDTDSGVTSIRIGSINTYLEPGRYAYRISYTFTDVALNTFGGQEIYQNANGNQWGTGFDRVAATLRVPASLVDRLNGDAACYQGPKGSRDRCTISRTDGADGTSFTATSDGALGAFEGVTFAVGFEPATFERAATPRTPTLWRLPFLLATSSVGLAALAVAQVRRWLARPRTDAEAAVRFAPPKDLPLMAAADVWGVAERGPTAELIAAVLDGEVRFTTAGDFADQYVQAGPPRRVTRGEAKRLRAGFVAEGLAEVKDDTTRKLLLDYFPAGRIDPSHVPHALTEDRRRALVESLGLRRAGGSGRWFVKSYVLLLLLVALSTVFLWAMGDHWWVVWVVGLVGLLLLVAAAFRMPTGGRLTEHGEEVLGELRGLERFMSMAEKDRIAWLQSTSSAPRLRDADDRARVKLYEPLLPYAVIFGLEDSWADLVGADLDGNRSRWMLGGASVAFAQLLSSVSWPRPGTRASFAPGRRTLRQASTSFATGLTKFSSGGSGRGGGSRRGGSRGGGRSGGGRGGGGGRSW, encoded by the coding sequence GTGGACACGGACTCCGGGGTCACGTCGATCAGGATCGGCTCGATCAACACCTACCTGGAGCCGGGTAGGTACGCCTACCGGATCAGCTACACCTTCACCGACGTCGCGCTGAACACCTTCGGCGGTCAGGAGATCTATCAGAACGCCAACGGCAATCAGTGGGGCACCGGCTTCGACCGGGTCGCAGCAACGCTGCGGGTGCCCGCCTCGCTTGTCGACCGGTTGAACGGCGACGCCGCCTGCTACCAGGGGCCGAAGGGGTCCAGGGACCGGTGCACGATCTCGCGCACCGACGGCGCCGACGGAACCTCCTTCACCGCCACGTCTGACGGTGCGCTCGGCGCGTTCGAGGGGGTGACGTTCGCCGTCGGGTTCGAGCCGGCGACGTTCGAGCGGGCCGCCACGCCGCGCACGCCGACGTTGTGGAGGCTGCCCTTCCTGCTCGCGACAAGCTCGGTCGGCCTCGCCGCGCTCGCCGTGGCGCAGGTGCGGCGGTGGCTCGCCCGGCCGCGTACCGACGCCGAGGCGGCCGTCCGCTTCGCCCCGCCCAAGGACCTGCCGCTGATGGCGGCCGCGGACGTCTGGGGTGTCGCGGAGCGCGGCCCAACCGCCGAACTGATCGCAGCGGTGCTGGACGGGGAGGTGCGCTTCACCACCGCGGGCGACTTCGCCGACCAGTACGTGCAGGCCGGCCCACCCCGTCGCGTCACCCGCGGCGAGGCGAAGCGGCTGCGGGCCGGGTTCGTCGCGGAGGGCCTCGCGGAGGTGAAGGACGACACCACCAGGAAGTTGTTGCTCGACTACTTCCCGGCGGGCCGGATCGACCCGTCACACGTGCCGCACGCCCTCACGGAAGATCGCAGGCGCGCGCTCGTCGAGTCGCTCGGGCTGCGCAGGGCCGGTGGCTCGGGCCGCTGGTTCGTCAAGTCGTACGTCCTGCTCCTCCTCCTCGTCGCCCTGTCGACGGTCTTCCTGTGGGCGATGGGCGATCACTGGTGGGTCGTCTGGGTCGTGGGGCTCGTCGGCCTGCTGCTGCTCGTGGCCGCCGCGTTCCGGATGCCGACGGGCGGTCGGCTGACCGAGCACGGCGAGGAAGTGCTTGGCGAGTTGCGCGGCCTCGAACGCTTCATGTCGATGGCGGAGAAGGACCGGATCGCCTGGCTGCAGTCCACCTCGTCAGCCCCTCGGCTCCGGGACGCGGACGACAGGGCCAGGGTCAAGCTGTACGAGCCGCTGCTGCCCTACGCGGTGATCTTCGGCCTTGAGGACTCCTGGGCCGACCTCGTCGGCGCGGACCTGGACGGGAACCGGTCGCGCTGGATGCTCGGCGGCGCGTCGGTCGCCTTCGCGCAGTTGCTGTCGTCGGTCAGTTGGCCTCGGCCGGGCACGCGCGCCTCGTTCGCGCCGGGGCGTCGGACGCTGCGTCAGGCCTCGACGTCGTTTGCCACTGGGCTCACCAAGTTCTCCTCTGGTGGCTCCGGCCGCGGCGGCGGCTCCCGCAGGGGCGGGTCCCGCGGAGGCGGCCGCAGCGGCGGAGGCAGGGGCGGCGGTGGCGGCCGCAGTTGGTGA
- a CDS encoding DUF2207 family protein, translated as MRRWLLNRRVLVTEFQPPKGVEPVVAADVWGVPERGMAAQLIQAVVTKQISIVTPEAAASEAQAGMSKWRQARQRKQLRESIRFEGIDTLDDRGVGSLLRGQFRYGLSSMPSDTLVQRRRSLVEEAGMRFGRYKEAGSWFLPTYIFGLIVLGVFNLIALNISLEITGWNILMTVVTVLLLIIALYRTQPMGKLTEKGKDVYQHLRGLRHFMAMSEADRIAYLQGTDTAPRVARGDQTLIKLYEPLLPYSVIFGLEESWGRLIGEDDRVPTAGSVAPLVSAYLLTDMLQSYNYSSHRSYDHAMTLSSANGRASDGFSSAGGAISDMFAGSNDGSGGGWSGGGGGGGSWSSGSSGGGGSVGGGMGGGGGSSW; from the coding sequence GTGCGCAGGTGGCTGCTGAACAGGCGGGTGCTCGTCACGGAGTTCCAGCCGCCAAAGGGCGTCGAACCCGTGGTCGCGGCCGACGTGTGGGGAGTCCCCGAGCGCGGCATGGCCGCCCAACTGATCCAGGCCGTCGTCACCAAACAGATCAGCATCGTGACGCCCGAGGCCGCGGCCTCCGAGGCGCAGGCAGGCATGTCCAAGTGGCGGCAGGCGAGGCAACGCAAACAGTTGCGCGAGTCGATCCGCTTCGAGGGCATCGACACACTCGACGACCGCGGCGTGGGCAGCCTGCTGCGCGGCCAGTTCCGCTACGGCCTGTCTTCGATGCCGAGCGACACGCTCGTGCAGCGGCGCCGCTCCCTCGTCGAGGAGGCAGGCATGCGCTTCGGTAGGTACAAGGAGGCGGGGTCGTGGTTCCTGCCGACCTACATCTTCGGGCTGATCGTGCTCGGCGTGTTCAACCTGATCGCCCTGAACATCTCGCTCGAGATCACCGGGTGGAACATCCTGATGACCGTCGTGACGGTGCTGCTGCTCATCATCGCCCTGTACCGCACCCAGCCGATGGGCAAGCTGACCGAGAAGGGCAAGGACGTCTACCAGCACCTGCGCGGGCTGCGTCACTTCATGGCCATGTCGGAGGCCGACCGGATCGCCTACCTGCAGGGCACCGACACCGCCCCGCGGGTCGCCCGGGGCGACCAGACGCTCATCAAGCTCTACGAACCACTTCTCCCCTACTCCGTCATCTTCGGGCTGGAGGAGTCGTGGGGCCGCCTGATCGGCGAGGACGACCGGGTGCCGACGGCCGGGTCGGTCGCCCCGCTGGTGAGCGCCTACCTGCTGACCGACATGCTGCAGTCGTACAACTACTCCAGCCATCGCTCCTACGACCACGCGATGACCCTCAGCAGCGCCAACGGCCGCGCGAGCGACGGGTTCAGCAGCGCAGGAGGCGCCATCTCCGACATGTTCGCAGGCAGCAACGACGGCTCCGGCGGAGGCTGGTCGGGCGGAGGCGGAGGAGGCGGAAGCTGGTCCTCCGGCAGTTCCGGCGGTGGGGGCAGCGTCGGCGGCGGCATGGGAGGCGGCGGTGGCTCCAGTTGGTGA
- a CDS encoding MATE family efflux transporter: MSNNLTVGSPTRVIVAFTLPLLIGNLFQQLYQFTDAAVVGRMLGVNALAAVGATGSLMFLLLGFTFGAAGGLAIPIAKAYGAGDLAALKRHFANAIRVSAAIAAVITAVGVLGAKDLLTLMQTPHELMGDAKAFLIVSFAGAPIVMAYNLLASAIRALGDSRTPLYFLIISCVLNVILVVVFIGAFGWGVPGAALATVMAQLVSVILCVILIARRMPQLRLGRADWKSQPGELGESVRPGLAMGFQMSVIAIGAVVLQYAVNGLGATSVAAFTAAMRVDQLAVAPLGSFGVAVTTFVAQNRGAGKWGRIRAGVWRTSLVTWALALVLGLVVALLGTPIVQVFVGDGQQEVVRLAHDYLIVQGALYPILASVFVLRNAIQGLGATAIPTLAGFMELIVRAVVGLVLVAPLGFLGVALAAPFAWVGALLPVAVSWFGWRRALMGQPDGAPEPAPVRRLRLARAS, encoded by the coding sequence ATGTCAAACAACCTTACGGTCGGTTCGCCGACCCGCGTGATTGTCGCCTTCACCCTTCCCCTCCTCATCGGCAACCTGTTCCAGCAGCTCTACCAGTTCACCGACGCCGCGGTCGTCGGCCGAATGCTCGGCGTCAACGCCCTCGCGGCGGTCGGTGCGACCGGCAGCCTGATGTTCCTGCTGCTCGGCTTCACCTTCGGCGCCGCGGGCGGCCTGGCCATCCCGATCGCCAAGGCCTATGGCGCCGGCGATCTCGCCGCGCTCAAGCGCCACTTCGCCAACGCCATCCGCGTCTCGGCCGCCATCGCCGCCGTGATCACCGCGGTCGGCGTGCTCGGTGCCAAGGACCTGCTGACGCTGATGCAGACGCCGCATGAGTTGATGGGCGACGCGAAGGCGTTCCTCATCGTCTCCTTCGCAGGCGCGCCAATCGTGATGGCCTACAACCTGCTCGCCTCGGCGATCCGGGCGCTCGGCGACAGCCGGACCCCGCTCTACTTCCTGATCATCAGTTGCGTGCTGAACGTGATCCTCGTGGTCGTGTTCATCGGCGCCTTCGGATGGGGAGTGCCCGGCGCGGCCCTCGCCACAGTGATGGCGCAACTGGTCTCCGTGATCCTGTGCGTGATCCTGATCGCCCGCCGGATGCCCCAGCTTCGGCTCGGCCGCGCCGACTGGAAGTCGCAGCCCGGCGAGCTCGGCGAGTCCGTGCGCCCCGGCCTTGCCATGGGCTTCCAGATGTCGGTCATCGCGATCGGCGCCGTCGTGCTGCAGTATGCCGTCAACGGTCTCGGCGCGACCTCGGTCGCCGCGTTCACCGCGGCGATGCGCGTCGACCAGTTGGCCGTCGCCCCGCTCGGCTCGTTCGGTGTCGCCGTGACGACGTTCGTCGCGCAGAACCGCGGCGCGGGCAAGTGGGGCCGGATCCGCGCCGGTGTCTGGCGCACCAGCCTCGTCACGTGGGCACTTGCCCTCGTGCTCGGCCTTGTCGTGGCGCTCCTCGGGACGCCGATCGTCCAGGTCTTCGTCGGCGACGGCCAGCAGGAGGTCGTCCGACTTGCGCACGACTACCTCATCGTCCAGGGCGCGCTCTACCCGATCCTGGCAAGCGTCTTCGTGTTGCGCAACGCCATCCAGGGCCTCGGCGCGACCGCGATCCCGACGCTCGCCGGGTTCATGGAACTGATCGTGCGCGCTGTCGTCGGCCTGGTGCTCGTCGCCCCGCTCGGCTTCCTCGGTGTCGCGCTCGCCGCCCCGTTCGCGTGGGTCGGCGCGCTGCTGCCGGTCGCCGTCAGTTGGTTCGGCTGGCGTCGCGCGCTGATGGGGCAGCCCGACGGCGCCCCAGAGCCCGCGCCCGTGCGTCGGCTCCGGCTCGCCCGGGCAAGCTGA
- a CDS encoding putative quinol monooxygenase: MIFICVKWKVKPEHAEAWPEITREFTEATRAEPGNLFFEWSRSLDDPDTYVLIEAFKDDAAEAHVTSEHFRKAQADLPAYLPETPKVRNVRMDGDHWDELGEFRVG; encoded by the coding sequence ATGATCTTCATCTGCGTGAAGTGGAAGGTGAAGCCGGAGCACGCCGAGGCTTGGCCTGAGATCACCCGCGAGTTCACCGAGGCGACCCGGGCAGAGCCGGGAAACCTGTTCTTCGAGTGGTCGCGCAGCCTCGACGACCCCGACACCTACGTGCTGATCGAGGCGTTCAAGGACGACGCCGCCGAGGCCCACGTGACGAGCGAGCACTTCCGCAAGGCGCAGGCCGACCTGCCCGCCTACCTGCCGGAGACGCCCAAGGTCCGAAACGTCCGCATGGACGGCGACCACTGGGACGAACTGGGCGAGTTCCGCGTCGGCTGA
- a CDS encoding class I SAM-dependent methyltransferase produces MPDQIFDHPRLAAVYDPLDPDRGDLDAYVAMVAEFGATDVLDIGCGTGTLATRLAADGVTVVGVDPAFASLEVARRKPYADRVRFVHGVARDVLPLQVDLAFMTANVAQVFLTDEQWADTLAAAREALRPGGRLVFESRVPERRAWEGWTKEATRQVVDVAHEGPVEDWAEVTSVDGELVTFESPTIFHRDGVRVDSTSTLRFRSRDALESSLRSAGFVVEEVRDAPDRPGAEYVFVASVGSAD; encoded by the coding sequence ATGCCCGATCAGATCTTCGACCATCCGCGCCTGGCGGCGGTCTACGACCCGCTCGACCCCGACCGTGGCGATCTCGACGCGTACGTCGCGATGGTCGCTGAGTTCGGCGCGACCGACGTGCTCGACATCGGCTGCGGCACCGGCACCCTCGCGACCCGCCTCGCGGCCGACGGGGTCACGGTGGTGGGCGTCGACCCGGCGTTCGCGTCGCTGGAGGTCGCCCGACGCAAGCCGTATGCCGACCGGGTCCGGTTCGTGCACGGCGTTGCCCGCGACGTGCTGCCGCTGCAGGTCGACCTGGCGTTCATGACGGCAAACGTCGCGCAGGTGTTCCTGACCGACGAACAGTGGGCCGACACGCTCGCCGCCGCGCGGGAGGCGCTGCGGCCCGGCGGCAGGCTCGTCTTCGAGTCCCGGGTTCCGGAGCGTCGCGCGTGGGAGGGCTGGACGAAGGAGGCGACCCGCCAGGTCGTCGACGTCGCGCACGAGGGGCCGGTCGAGGACTGGGCCGAGGTGACCTCTGTCGACGGGGAACTCGTCACGTTCGAGTCGCCGACGATCTTCCACCGCGACGGCGTTCGGGTCGACTCGACGTCCACACTGCGGTTCCGGTCGAGGGACGCGCTTGAGTCGTCGCTGCGCTCGGCAGGATTCGTCGTCGAAGAGGTCCGCGACGCCCCGGATCGGCCGGGCGCCGAGTACGTCTTCGTGGCCTCGGTCGGGTCTGCCGACTGA
- a CDS encoding DUF6176 family protein, with product MDPIPFTPVDHDFPGWPMPPSVPAGMRLELSRARLLDGEEARFDEWMAMLHERYDECLATLPQERMAFEATFLNREADGSWWMYHLQLMGEDSPGLVLDNDLDRAHHAFAVATKHQGWEELQPRLLLAPPTVLAALVEAAQPPAQPG from the coding sequence ATGGATCCCATCCCGTTCACCCCGGTCGATCACGACTTCCCCGGGTGGCCGATGCCGCCGTCTGTTCCCGCTGGCATGCGCCTCGAACTCAGCCGGGCGCGCCTTCTCGACGGGGAGGAGGCGCGCTTCGACGAGTGGATGGCGATGCTGCACGAGCGCTACGACGAGTGCCTCGCGACCCTTCCCCAGGAGCGGATGGCCTTCGAGGCGACGTTCCTGAACCGGGAGGCCGACGGCAGTTGGTGGATGTACCACCTGCAACTGATGGGCGAGGACTCCCCCGGCCTGGTGCTCGACAACGACCTTGACAGGGCTCACCACGCGTTCGCCGTCGCGACCAAGCACCAGGGCTGGGAGGAGTTGCAGCCGAGGCTGCTGCTCGCGCCGCCGACGGTGCTGGCCGCGCTCGTCGAGGCGGCCCAACCGCCTGCCCAGCCGGGCTAG